acacaaacttaACTAAGCAGACTTCTTCAAAATCTGCTATACACATACACGTTACCCAAAATTCTGCATACAGGTAAATTTTATTAACAACTATTTCTATCGAATCcgattattgattttattgttATGTTATAAGCTTATAGTGTAAGCTTTGAGAGCATCTCAGAGAAATCTCAACATATTTTCTACAGATATAATTACAGAGGTAACAGCATCTGTGATTTAAATATATTActtgtaaaatgttttttgttaatACTTTTTGTTGAATCAATGAAACTAACCAAAGAAAATCAACACGCGAAGTGTGGCAGATTTTGTCGTTATTAGGCAaagaaaaattagaaaattgtGTCGATCAATAACACCTTAGCGACCGACCAAAAATCTGCTATGTTTGTCGGAAACATCCATCTCCATTGCGGCGCATCATTAGCTCCCGATTGTAATTGTCGACCCAAAATCGTTTCATCAACGTTTCTCCGCTAACAAAAACATTACTTCTTTCGGCTTCAACGTTGTTCCACTGAATATTtccttgttgctgttgcggttgACTATATGATGTTGAAAGATGTAGATTGTTGGCGAGTTGACCATTATTTCCAACGACGACATCTTTATTGCAATCCTGCTTTTCAGTGTTTCTATCGTCTTTGACATATTTCCCAAAGCAAATAGTTACAAAGCCGGGACGAGCTTCATTCCaagtaatattaataaattatattataAAGACCGCACGATAAACTGAGACACACAAGAAGGTTGGAAAGGAGCGTGGTGGGTGCTTAAATAAACTGAAGGATATAGTTAAACTTACGCGGTCTCGATGGTGGAGTAGACATTTCTTCTAGCATTCGTAACTCTATCTGAAGAGCCTGAACCTCATTGTAGCCTTTTTGCAGTAgcttcataattttttttataaacccAACGTAGTCTGAAAAGCATTCAAGGTCATATCATGCAGTAAAGGAATTATTCATCCCTCAAATAAGTGGATTTATCATTTAATAATTAGTAAAACAAATTGACACATCTTTAGGGCTTACCTCTTGGAAATTCTTTCGGACTGACAAGGTCACGGAAAAATTCCTGCGCCACTTTTGCCTGAACATCGTCAGAGGTAAGCCACGGACGGAACCAAAACTTGATGTGTCGCGATTCTTGTGAATGTTGACCTGTGTTGGCGCTGACAAGAAAGACGCGAAACTCCAAATTCAGCTGCGGAGGGTCTCGCTGTTCAGCAGCTTGTCCTTTGGTATACATTAAGGTTATCGAGAAGCCAAAGatttaaatatatatatatatatatctcAAAAGATCTTTTATAAAATCAACGTAACGCACCTCCAGCCATCTTGTCCTTGTTGACAATGATTCCAAGATGATCGCCGCCGGCTACATGCGTTCCTTTGGCGACGGATTGTACTAACTTGCGCTCGATAATCAACACCGTAGAGGTATTCGTTTTTCCTAGCGGTGTCATCACTACCTGTTCTTCGTCCAATGTCTGCGGCAGTACTGTGGCCGTACTGTTGTCCATTGCAATGTTTTGCTTAGATTCCTGTATGTCATTTGGGCCCTTCGTTTCTGAATTGTTTGATATCCAGGTTGTCGCTGACGGTTGACCTAACATTGTCTCAGGCTTAGGGGTTGATTGTAGAGGTAGGTCACCGTTGTTTTATCTATAATATCTACACAATAAAAAAGAGGTAATAAGAAAAAGATTCAGCAAAGCAGAAGAACTGTTAGGCAAAAGAAGGGAACGGAATAAACGTCACTGATTGGTTGCTTTGCTACAGTTGTGGTGACTGCGGTATACGTGGTTATACCAACAGCCCATAATCTTGAACCTATCAAAACGTAGTATTATGAACGGTTTTCTCAGAGGCCAtgtggaagtggaaaacttcATACTGAAGAAATTCTTCGACCAGTTAACACATCCTACCTATTTTACACAAGTAGATCACAAGTCCTATGTCGCTCTTACCAGTATGTCCTTTGTTTCTATGATCACGCACAAACTACAATTAATATAACGCACTCAATACTGTATCaaataagtgaaaagtgacTAAAATTCTGGAAAGTTGGAAATACTGAACTACAAAATCCGGAGGTATGGGAATTTCAATTGTAcgttattaaaatttattatcgTTGTCTTGTTAAGGataaaaataactttcaaTGGCAActgattttttgcttttttagaGGGAACtactgggccgtatttattaaatttactttatAGTtaagtttttgtgtttgtttaggAAAAATTGGGTAATTTATCCCTTCCAGTTTTTGGTATGATTTTTCACTaagataaaaatatgaaatctGGCACAACCTAGATCTGGTGTTACTAGAATAATGTTCGAAAGACTCGATCAAGTTAATGCACTATTTCTGTTGCACAGACTAGTCGCAAAATGCAATCTTCTAAGATTTTGCTAATGGTCACTGTTAGTCCAATGATAGCCAGAGCTCACGAAGGAAGCATAAATGAACGCTTCCAGTCGTATGATATCAGAATTCTCTGGTGGTTCTGCTGACATGACTCATCTTACAAAACGTACAGCGCACAAAAACAAGATAAGAGCTTTGAATTGCTCATGTATTCCACTGTTCGCATGACTCACTCACTCGATCCTCTTTCACTTCAATAAGGGTTTTATCGAAAGGCACTATTAGATTGTAATGGAATAGCTTTTATCTCCAGTACTTAAGGGAAGTAAAAACTAAGGcattattttcttgttgtATATGAAATAATCTTACCAATGTGTGTATAGGCGAGcgttattgttttctgttgatAAAATCACTTTGACGTTTCATTTGCTGTCATTCAATCCATTAATACTTCTTCAACATTGTACTGGTGATACTGTCCGGCcacacgatgcgcaacgaaacgtttttggcatttcagattaatgccaaacttgTTGCGCTTCAAAACGTatctaggcggctacacgaagcgtgaaaactagcgtaaaattaatttgtaacgtcaaaacgtttacgcttcgtgtggcagcaaaaaatttaaaacgaaatgtcaaacgtgtttacgttcgtgtttttggtccaagaaaatagaaatagaagagaaattaattgatttctgaatatttttttctgttttttccgatttcgtTGCTATaccaacaaataaaaacttaaattatcctctatttgtaagcaaagcgtatgaaaaaaataattacgctcgggtttacggctcgcgcgaggcgtaaacgttttgacagaggcgcagcagtttggcattaatcgttaatgtcaaaaacattacggaacaccaCATGTAGCCCCCAGTATATGTTTTGGCGtaactggggagctacatgaggcgtaacgtaatgtatttgacattacagattaatgccaaattgCTGCGTCTCTGTCAAtacgtttacgggtcggccgaggcgtaaacttcttgtttgctggtatagcaacaatTTTactcaaattgtttgaacactTTTGAATTTTGCTGAAACTTAcccaaattttgtatgggaggtGTGTAACGTACTTTTTCTATTATATGAACCTAATTGAAATCTAGAAAGCTGTAGCAGTCCCttactatctctctctctctcacaccccccctttttttctctcacaccctccctctctctttctcttacaccatccctctctctttctctctttctcaccttcttcaaaaattaaacgcaGTTTGATGCAGGGAAACTATGCAGTTTCCCCCCTAAAATCACACTACTTAAAGATGGATGGAATGAGGGGTTGTGATAAGtggaagaaggaaggaaaagacTTTTAAGTAAaaccaatcgatttagagaccaccaAAACCTAAGAAATGATACCCACCCAGAAATGATCCTaagtttcggagtctataagccgcacacaaaaaagaacttcAGATTGTAGATTTGTATTTTatattacaagtaataattaagttaacattattttgcatgcttgtgatctgttgagtagtcttcgattagtttcaaggtgtctaattgttttcgcccgaacgacagggcgaaaCACTTTTCTGTTGTCTTTCGCCCTCGTTCTCAACcagtgtgaaaggtccgataAAGTGAATTTACTTTTCAAACTTCCAGTCAGCAGTATGTTCTGAGCTTTAACctcaatttaatttctcaaCCACATCGGACATCTGTCGCTCATTTTCCAACACAGCGAAATTATCGAAGAAGAGTTATCTCAAAGTGTTCCATGAGGACCACAGGattcaaaagaaaaagttCGAATAGAACTAAGGCAACATTTTGTGCCTTAGTCACGACACGTTAAGTAACTGattcaaacccacaaaaagCATTTTGGGCCAATCATGCTTCCTCGCCCGTATCGTGCAGTACCGATGGNNNNNNNNNNNNNNNNNNNNNNNNNNNNNNNNNNNNNNNNNNNNNNNNNNNNNNNNNNNNNNNNNNNNNNNNNNNNNNNNNNNNNNNNNNNNNNNNNNNNATGGCGAAATTCTCTTCTTAGTCCTTAGTGGTTTTcttatcctttttcttgcgTTTGCGTTGTCGCTCGTCTACGTGTGGATCCTGTTTCTTGCCTATGCAAACGCGACAATACCAATCCTCGTTATCTTCAGGTGGCACCAGAATCCCAACACATACCCAGTGATACCAGGCATCGCAACCGTCGCACCCAATCATCGGTGTACCATCATCTACGCGGCCACACGCCGGGCAGATCCACACAGTGTTGCCATCAACATCAGTCATTTGAGCGGGTGCACTACTTGCTGAGCTCGTCGCCACCGCTTGCTGTTGGTTATGGGTGGTGGCGAACACCTTGTTGACCTTCGATTCCTTGTGCACCTTTTTAGACCCTTCAGTAATCAGGCTAGCGCCTTTACTATGCGTTAGCTCACCAACGCCTAACGGGTGAAGGCGTTGATTAGATTTGCTACGATTCGGCGGATTTGTAGCACAGCCCATCGTTACACCAGTGCTACTGCTACGAGAAGGAGCGTTGCCATCGCCAGAGCTGCTGGCTACGGGAGAAGTTATGCTTCCACTAGTGGAGGAATTGGTGGTTCCAGACAAATGCTTAGTAGTGCCGAGAGTTGGCAAAGAATCATCGCTTTCGTCCATGTTCTGTAGCGCCAATTTTGCGCCATCGCCCGCCGGTGTTAGTGTCACTCCCGACGTGAGTTTTGCTAGTGACTCCTCTTTTCGATTCTTTCCACTGGTAATTCCTACACCGGCACCTGATATCTTTAGCTTTGGTGGACGGGTAACAAGCGCCGAAATACGAGCGAGTTCCGGAGAACCATCGCGGTTCGCGTCATCACCGAGCATCGCTGCCAACGTTGCTGTAGCCGAATGACCGTGCTCTGCGAGTACGTGTCCTTTTTCATGAGAATCAGGTTGAGGTGAAGCTGTGGCTATTGAGCCCCCGATTTTTAGCATCAGCTTAGGGACGGATGCGCTTGATGTACCACTTGAAGTTAATAGGTTAGCACTTTGCGATGTCAATGGACCACTGCACGATCCTCCAACATCGGTCGCAACTAGAAAACGTTCCCGCTCCTtccgtttctcttttttggccTTGTCTTtgcgcttttcttttttctctttgcgTTCCTTACGCAGCTGCACCTGCAGCGCTTCTTCTGCACCAATAATACCCATAGTCATCATACCAGATGATGTTGATGTTCCAGTGGCCTGTTCTTCCAGTTGCTCCCGTTCGCGTTCCTTGTTCTTGCTCTTGtcttttttatcctttttcttttttagcTTACCCTCCTTCAATTTGCgatcttttttatgttccttAGACTTCCGCTTGCCATCCTTGCTGGTGGTTGCTGTAGACTGGCTGCCGTCTGAATCTTCGATGTCAATCACAACCATCTTTGAACGCTGAGGAGGGCTTGCACCTGGAAGCACACTGGCCGCGGGCAAAATTACTACTTGATCCTCCTTGTGGGCTCGGCTACTCTGAGGAGTAGTAATTACATCCGGCTTAGATTGCATCTCGTACTCCCCTCCCCTCGGAATGTCCCTCAGTAAAGGCTCACGCTGAGAAGCAGACGGCTCTGATTTGCTAGTCATCGAAGCGGTAATCAGTTTCTGGTTAGTGGACAAATTGAGCGATTCGTCGTCAGCACCGATACAAGCATCAGTGCTATTTGTTGAAGGGAAAAGCTGCAGTGATGGCGGCACTAACGGCGCCACGTTGCACGTGGACTTTTGCAGATCCAGTGGTGTTTGAGCAAGTTTTGTTTCTGGGTCGAGTGGTTCGTCGTACAGCTCAGGCTGTAGATGGCCCGCGCCAC
Above is a genomic segment from Anopheles bellator chromosome X, idAnoBellAS_SP24_06.2, whole genome shotgun sequence containing:
- the LOC131213495 gene encoding uncharacterized protein LOC131213495; the encoded protein is MATTSQQKYIDYSPPKTPSAVPKTPEIKLHTSPSPSTSSWISDAGHIAPGKSKGNLFAELSSPLTSVPLVGVVPEGSVPIQSATGKKQKRPKNKPTKHGEGKRLKEQHQPATMQQPLSMSNAQQARNPFAMFPGPNVQGSSRPYPDPSSYGKYLNQSLQAVTGLRAPMPFGIFPLPSGPGLIPDTPLFSTAFGTHPGAPGFPMPPNHFGLSAMNRFNEMNLLRMTRPIIGRGPPMGGAGHLQPELYDEPLDPETKLAQTPLDLQKSTCNVAPLVPPSLQLFPSTNSTDACIGADDESLNLSTNQKLITASMTSKSEPSASQREPLLRDIPRGGEYEMQSKPDVITTPQSSRAHKEDQVVILPAASVLPGASPPQRSKMVVIDIEDSDGSQSTATTSKDGKRKSKEHKKDRKLKEGKLKKKKDKKDKSKNKEREREQLEEQATGTSTSSGMMTMGIIGAEEALQVQLRKERKEKKEKRKDKAKKEKRKERERFLVATDVGGSCSGPLTSQSANLLTSSGTSSASVPKLMLKIGGSIATASPQPDSHEKGHVLAEHGHSATATLAAMLGDDANRDGSPELARISALVTRPPKLKISGAGVGITSGKNRKEESLAKLTSGVTLTPAGDGAKLALQNMDESDDSLPTLGTTKHLSGTTNSSTSGSITSPVASSSGDGNAPSRSSSTGVTMGCATNPPNRSKSNQRLHPLGVGELTHSKGASLITEGSKKVHKESKVNKVFATTHNQQQAVATSSASSAPAQMTDVDGNTVWICPACGRVDDGTPMIGCDGCDAWYHWVCVGILVPPEDNEDWYCRVCIGKKQDPHVDERQRKRKKKDKKTTKD